One segment of Aquimarina sp. BL5 DNA contains the following:
- a CDS encoding IS3 family transposase, whose translation MTATCDLLGVNRQVYYRAIRSYQDKQKLSKKVIDLVNTIRISMPRIGTRKLFHLLKSQLKVIGVGRDKLFKILKANNLLILPKKNYHVTTDSHHRFRKHKNRIKDVEFIRPEQVWVSDITYIGNRENPCYLALITDAYSKKIMGYNVSNSLSVKGSLTALDMAISNRDYNEKPIIHHSDRGLQYCSNEYQKTLNINNISPSMTEKYDPYENAIAERINGILKQEFAIDKYDTSMQIKTKLVQNAIRIYNQIRPHLSNSMLTPDQMHQQNKLKRKSYKKQKVAN comes from the coding sequence ATAACTGCTACCTGTGATTTACTCGGGGTGAATAGACAGGTGTATTATAGAGCTATTCGGTCTTATCAAGACAAACAAAAACTAAGTAAAAAGGTAATTGATTTAGTAAATACCATTCGCATATCAATGCCTAGAATCGGTACAAGAAAATTATTTCATCTTTTAAAATCTCAACTCAAAGTAATCGGAGTTGGTCGCGATAAGCTATTTAAAATACTAAAGGCTAATAACTTGTTGATTTTACCTAAAAAGAACTATCATGTAACTACGGATTCTCATCATAGATTTAGAAAACATAAAAATCGAATAAAAGATGTTGAATTTATCAGACCAGAACAAGTATGGGTCAGTGATATAACTTATATAGGAAATAGGGAAAATCCATGTTATTTGGCTTTAATCACGGATGCTTATTCTAAAAAAATAATGGGATATAATGTATCAAATAGTCTAAGTGTAAAAGGATCTTTAACAGCTTTAGATATGGCTATTTCTAATAGAGATTATAATGAAAAACCTATAATTCATCATTCCGATAGAGGATTACAGTATTGTTCCAATGAATATCAAAAAACATTAAACATCAATAATATTAGCCCTAGTATGACTGAAAAATATGACCCTTACGAAAATGCCATAGCAGAAAGAATTAATGGAATTCTTAAACAAGAATTTGCTATTGACAAGTATGATACTTCAATGCAAATCAAAACCAAACTGGTTCAAAATGCAATCCGCATTTATAATCAGATAAGACCTCATTTATCTAATTCAATGTTAACACCTGATCAAATGCATCAACAAAATAAATTAAAAAGAAAAAGCTACAAAAAACAAAAGGTAGCAAATTAA
- a CDS encoding YHS domain-containing (seleno)protein, with the protein MKKFIVILFLGITASLTAQQIDYNVKKGFVAEGYDVTEYFNNKAVKGVSKFITTHDNVKYKFVSQENLEKFKNNPEKFVPQYGGYCAYAVGANADKVDIDPETYEIRDGKLYLFYNSWGVNTLTKWNKEGAEDLKNKADINWQKIKTKK; encoded by the coding sequence ATGAAAAAGTTCATTGTTATATTGTTTTTAGGAATAACTGCTTCTTTAACAGCTCAGCAGATTGACTACAATGTTAAAAAAGGATTTGTTGCAGAAGGATACGATGTTACAGAGTATTTTAATAATAAAGCAGTAAAAGGAGTTAGTAAGTTTATTACTACTCATGATAATGTAAAATATAAATTTGTAAGTCAGGAAAATCTGGAAAAGTTTAAAAACAACCCAGAAAAATTTGTTCCACAATATGGAGGTTACTGTGCTTATGCAGTAGGAGCTAATGCAGATAAAGTGGATATTGATCCTGAAACATACGAAATACGAGATGGAAAACTATACTTATTCTATAATTCTTGGGGAGTCAATACCTTAACTAAATGGAATAAGGAAGGAGCTGAAGATTTAAAGAATAAAGCTGATATAAATTGGCAAAAAATAAAAACGAAAAAATAA
- a CDS encoding T9SS type A sorting domain-containing protein, translating to MKKIYLLLIFIGVFSLFFSNGVKAQSSSSSNNQEERIQVFPNPISGDILNVTSKSGKSITCRVFNVLGKTVLYKVITTEKLNISALPPGVYVLRMKIGDFTTAKKLVRQ from the coding sequence ATGAAAAAAATCTACTTACTACTCATATTTATCGGTGTTTTTAGCCTCTTCTTTTCTAATGGAGTGAAGGCTCAGTCATCTTCTAGTTCGAACAACCAAGAAGAACGGATTCAAGTATTTCCTAATCCTATCTCTGGTGATATTCTTAATGTAACATCTAAATCAGGAAAGTCAATTACTTGTAGGGTTTTTAACGTATTAGGTAAAACTGTACTATACAAAGTTATTACTACAGAGAAATTAAATATTTCAGCACTGCCTCCGGGAGTTTATGTGCTTAGAATGAAAATTGGTGATTTCACCACTGCTAAAAAATTGGTAAGACAATAA
- a CDS encoding helix-turn-helix domain-containing protein — protein sequence MESLHSNYVKRTQKDYSLSFKLQVVQEIEQGLLTRTQALDKYGIQARSTIRTWLKKYGKFDYDFSVNRSMSKTPEQRILELEQQVKFLEKQKARAEFLAERADKKAIIFDMMIDIAEEEFNIPIRKKHVPELSKNIAKKNKKA from the coding sequence ATGGAGTCATTACATTCAAATTATGTAAAGCGTACACAGAAGGATTACAGTTTATCCTTTAAGCTACAAGTTGTTCAAGAGATTGAACAAGGCTTATTAACAAGAACTCAAGCTTTGGATAAGTATGGTATTCAAGCAAGATCTACGATTCGCACTTGGTTAAAAAAATATGGTAAATTTGATTATGATTTTAGTGTAAATAGATCCATGTCCAAAACACCTGAACAACGTATTTTAGAATTAGAACAGCAAGTCAAGTTTTTAGAGAAACAAAAAGCAAGAGCTGAATTTTTAGCAGAGCGTGCGGATAAGAAAGCAATTATATTTGATATGATGATTGATATCGCCGAAGAGGAATTTAATATTCCGATCAGAAAAAAGCACGTACCCGAGTTATCGAAAAATATAGCCAAGAAAAACAAGAAAGCATAA
- a CDS encoding tol-pal system YbgF family protein, whose amino-acid sequence MERTQELFEKIEGYLAQTLSEEEVLAFEKEIAEDSELERELEKQRELHRVLSDRDTLNFKEKLQKISAEVKKEQLKSNTYFSYWKIAASIIIILGVGTLLWNNLNKTDSFSELYASYYRPYPAEDVTRGDTANEWDDIVKNYSKGNYDTVISKLEKTISISASEQFRLYLGNSYLNSGKEQEAILQFEMISDASRYREAANWYRSLTHLKLGEIKKSSEILKEIINYNGVYKEKAMQLKAELKE is encoded by the coding sequence ATGGAAAGGACTCAGGAATTATTTGAAAAAATAGAAGGGTATCTTGCTCAGACATTATCAGAGGAAGAAGTACTTGCCTTTGAAAAAGAAATAGCTGAAGATTCTGAACTTGAACGTGAACTAGAAAAGCAACGTGAGTTACATCGAGTCTTGAGTGATAGAGATACGCTTAATTTTAAAGAGAAATTGCAAAAAATCAGTGCAGAAGTAAAAAAAGAACAACTAAAAAGTAACACCTATTTTTCATATTGGAAAATTGCAGCTTCTATTATTATTATACTAGGAGTAGGAACATTGTTATGGAATAACTTGAATAAAACAGATAGCTTCTCGGAGTTGTATGCCTCTTATTATAGGCCTTATCCTGCAGAAGATGTTACAAGAGGAGATACTGCTAACGAATGGGATGACATCGTTAAAAATTACTCTAAAGGTAATTATGATACGGTGATCTCTAAACTTGAGAAAACTATTTCTATTAGTGCATCGGAACAGTTTAGATTATATCTGGGCAATAGTTATCTTAATAGTGGAAAAGAACAAGAAGCCATACTCCAGTTTGAAATGATAAGTGATGCGAGTAGGTACCGCGAAGCTGCTAATTGGTATCGTTCACTTACACATCTTAAACTAGGAGAAATTAAAAAATCTTCAGAGATTCTTAAGGAAATCATTAATTATAATGGAGTTTACAAAGAAAAAGCGATGCAACTGAAAGCAGAGTTGAAGGAGTGA
- a CDS encoding acyl transferase, which yields MLAETIFTIQNDQDFEKAALRVFQHQYINCKIYQRFCNLLGVTKSSIKNSRDIPFLPIEFFKQEKIVSSPSSIQQIFTSSGTTGSITSKHYVTNLNIYESSFRKGFQHFYGDIRDYTILALLPSYLEREGSSLVYMADKLIKESQEPKSGFYLDQTEKLVTMLKQLTKQGKKVLLIGVSFALLDLVENYDISLNKDTIIMETGGMKGRRKEMIRGQLHQILKKGFRVSTIHSEYGMTELLSQAYSKGDGIFYCPPWMKVSTRDPEDALTPLPSNKTGGVNIIDLANINSCSFIASQDLGKTYDNRSFEILGRFDHSDIRGCNLMAL from the coding sequence ATGCTGGCTGAAACTATTTTTACAATTCAAAATGATCAAGATTTTGAAAAAGCCGCATTGAGAGTTTTTCAACATCAATATATTAATTGTAAGATATACCAGCGATTTTGTAACCTTTTGGGAGTTACTAAAAGTTCCATAAAAAACAGCCGTGATATTCCATTTCTGCCTATTGAATTTTTCAAGCAAGAAAAAATTGTTAGTTCTCCATCTAGTATTCAGCAAATTTTTACCAGCAGCGGAACCACAGGAAGCATCACTAGTAAACATTATGTGACTAATTTAAATATTTATGAAAGTAGTTTTAGAAAAGGGTTTCAGCATTTCTATGGAGATATCAGAGATTACACAATTTTGGCTCTTTTACCATCCTATCTAGAACGTGAAGGTTCTTCATTAGTTTATATGGCGGACAAACTAATTAAAGAAAGTCAGGAACCGAAAAGTGGATTCTATCTGGACCAAACAGAAAAGTTGGTAACCATGTTAAAACAACTAACCAAACAAGGTAAAAAAGTATTACTTATTGGAGTTTCTTTTGCATTATTAGATCTTGTCGAAAACTATGACATCTCACTAAATAAGGATACGATTATCATGGAAACCGGGGGAATGAAAGGCAGAAGAAAAGAAATGATACGAGGACAACTACACCAGATTCTTAAAAAGGGTTTTCGTGTATCCACAATTCATAGTGAATACGGCATGACTGAGTTATTATCCCAGGCGTATTCTAAAGGTGATGGAATCTTTTATTGCCCTCCTTGGATGAAAGTTTCAACTCGTGATCCCGAAGATGCTTTAACTCCCTTACCAAGTAATAAAACAGGAGGGGTCAATATTATTGATCTGGCTAACATAAATTCCTGTTCATTTATCGCTAGTCAAGATCTTGGAAAAACTTACGACAACCGTAGTTTTGAAATTCTTGGTAGATTTGATCATAGCGACATTAGAGGGTGTAATTTAATGGCATTATAA
- a CDS encoding TonB-dependent receptor, which yields MRKIFTVIALFYLGLNFAQETGSIAGILLDKETNNQPLPFANILIVGTTLGTSTDFDGKYEIPNVPIGNYTLEFSFTGYQTLRIPEVVVEPNKVTVIDTALGATAAALEEVVIKVQTSREREEALLLEQKNAVEIKQAIGAQELARKGVSNAESAVTKITGVTKQEGEKNVFVRGLGDRYNSTTLNGLPLPSDNPTYKNITLDFFTSDIIKTVGVSKVFNSNLYGDVAGANIDIESKELNGRQQIKLAISSGINTVTVDEDNFLTTDGSNGLGFGLNSESPITSLDQYDFDNNLNPDSQSTQFNSSVAISGGRRFNIGEDKLSLFLVGGIDNSYQYKEGFARQINATGGLGRDLDVDQYEYSVSQLLMGNFKYTFGESRNTIAFNTIYIHDNNQNVSEYFGLQTSVSDDEERPTFIRRQQTNDNNLFINQLLAEFKITKKLTADIAGSFNLARSDEPDRRQNTFLRIDDEFRVASGSAGLNHRFFSELKEDDIAGRAILTYDLNNASNEYSEEEDKINIIKAGLNYRNTDRQFDFIQFNQDFFSQTPIDRNNPDAVFNQESIDNNTFRVLTDRGTGTNALDPFFYKGKRAILSPFAATTLSFFDKITLNVGVRLDNVKQTVNYDTELISSVSAPPTGPEGNIEKNYILPSLSLKYNFTENSILRLAGSKTYTLPQFIEVAPFLYEDVNFSRFGNPLLQASDDYNVDLKFEWYPKSGEIIAITGFFKYIDFPINTIEVNSAGNDISFVNTPEATAFGAELEIKKNIFSSESGENNLNKLSAGLNISYLNTNQTLEDVETDELTVRYTNSEDKLSGASDLLINADLTYNIKRKSYDFLTSLVFSYFSDRILTIGVAGRENIVETGIPTLDFVNKIKLGENFGVSVSAKNLLNPDFTLTQDTTSGDTVELSSYKKGINISAGISYEF from the coding sequence ATGAGAAAAATTTTCACAGTAATTGCACTGTTTTATCTTGGATTAAATTTTGCACAAGAAACCGGATCAATCGCCGGAATATTGTTAGATAAAGAAACTAACAATCAACCCTTGCCTTTTGCAAACATACTTATTGTAGGAACCACTCTTGGAACTTCTACAGATTTTGATGGTAAGTATGAAATCCCAAACGTCCCCATAGGGAACTATACATTAGAATTCAGTTTTACTGGATATCAAACTTTACGTATCCCAGAGGTTGTTGTAGAACCCAATAAAGTAACTGTTATTGATACTGCACTAGGCGCAACTGCCGCTGCATTAGAAGAAGTAGTGATTAAAGTGCAAACCAGTAGAGAGCGAGAAGAGGCATTATTATTGGAGCAGAAGAATGCAGTAGAAATCAAACAAGCCATCGGAGCACAAGAATTGGCCAGAAAAGGGGTTAGTAATGCAGAATCCGCAGTTACTAAAATCACTGGAGTAACTAAACAAGAAGGTGAAAAGAATGTTTTTGTAAGAGGCCTCGGGGACAGATATAATTCAACTACCCTAAATGGGCTTCCACTCCCATCTGACAACCCTACCTATAAAAATATAACTTTAGATTTCTTTACATCTGATATTATTAAAACGGTGGGGGTAAGTAAAGTTTTCAATTCTAATCTCTACGGTGATGTAGCAGGAGCTAATATCGATATCGAGTCTAAAGAATTAAATGGGAGACAACAAATTAAGCTTGCTATTTCCTCGGGAATTAACACAGTAACTGTAGATGAAGATAATTTTTTAACAACCGATGGTTCCAATGGACTAGGTTTTGGTTTAAACAGTGAATCTCCAATAACTTCATTAGATCAATATGATTTTGATAATAATTTAAACCCGGACTCGCAAAGCACCCAATTTAATAGTAGTGTTGCTATATCTGGCGGAAGAAGATTTAACATAGGAGAAGACAAATTAAGTCTATTCCTCGTAGGAGGTATTGATAACAGCTACCAATATAAAGAAGGTTTTGCACGACAAATTAATGCAACTGGTGGCTTGGGTAGAGATCTAGATGTAGATCAATATGAATATAGTGTTTCTCAACTTTTAATGGGTAATTTTAAATATACTTTTGGCGAATCTAGAAATACAATTGCTTTTAACACTATATACATTCACGATAATAATCAAAATGTGAGTGAATATTTTGGATTGCAAACAAGCGTCAGTGATGATGAAGAGAGACCCACTTTCATAAGAAGACAACAAACAAATGACAACAACCTCTTTATAAATCAGTTATTAGCTGAATTTAAGATAACCAAAAAGTTAACTGCTGATATTGCTGGTTCTTTTAACCTTGCAAGAAGTGATGAACCAGACAGAAGACAAAATACATTTTTAAGAATAGATGATGAATTTAGAGTAGCCTCCGGTAGTGCCGGACTTAATCACAGATTCTTTTCTGAATTAAAAGAGGATGATATTGCGGGAAGAGCTATTCTAACATATGATTTAAACAATGCTAGTAATGAATATTCTGAAGAGGAGGACAAAATTAATATTATCAAAGCTGGTTTAAATTATAGAAATACAGACAGGCAATTTGATTTTATTCAGTTTAATCAAGATTTTTTTAGCCAAACTCCAATAGATAGAAATAATCCAGATGCTGTATTCAATCAAGAATCTATTGACAACAATACTTTTAGAGTATTAACGGATAGAGGTACTGGCACCAATGCATTAGATCCATTCTTTTATAAAGGAAAAAGAGCAATACTATCGCCATTTGCAGCTACAACACTATCTTTTTTTGATAAAATTACTTTAAATGTGGGTGTTCGTTTAGATAACGTAAAGCAAACGGTAAATTATGACACAGAACTTATCAGTAGTGTATCAGCTCCACCAACCGGTCCAGAAGGTAACATCGAAAAAAATTACATTTTACCAAGCTTAAGTTTAAAATACAATTTCACTGAAAATAGTATTCTAAGACTTGCAGGAAGTAAAACATATACATTACCTCAGTTTATTGAAGTAGCCCCCTTTCTTTATGAAGATGTAAACTTTTCGAGATTTGGTAATCCACTTTTGCAGGCGTCCGATGACTATAATGTAGATCTAAAATTTGAATGGTATCCAAAGTCAGGAGAAATTATAGCAATTACCGGATTCTTTAAATACATTGATTTCCCAATAAACACTATAGAAGTAAATTCTGCAGGAAATGATATTTCATTTGTAAATACTCCTGAAGCTACTGCATTTGGAGCAGAATTAGAGATAAAGAAAAACATATTCAGTAGTGAAAGCGGAGAAAACAATTTAAACAAACTAAGTGCAGGATTAAATATTTCCTACCTAAACACCAATCAAACTTTGGAAGATGTAGAAACCGATGAACTTACTGTTAGATATACCAATAGTGAAGACAAATTATCCGGAGCATCTGATCTCTTAATAAACGCCGATTTAACCTACAATATTAAAAGAAAAAGCTATGATTTTCTAACATCCTTAGTGTTCAGTTATTTTAGTGATCGAATCCTAACAATTGGTGTTGCAGGGAGAGAAAACATTGTAGAAACCGGAATCCCAACACTTGATTTTGTCAATAAAATTAAACTTGGAGAAAACTTCGGTGTATCTGTAAGTGCTAAGAACTTATTAAATCCAGATTTTACCTTAACTCAAGATACTACTTCTGGTGATACAGTAGAATTATCAAGTTACAAGAAAGGAATAAACATAAGCGCCGGTATATCTTATGAATTTTAA
- a CDS encoding M12 family metallopeptidase, whose product MKINKFISVTALGVSVLLFANCQNDSISEEVAQELPKSNTSFEKYPLTSNEQTVIKPFFGSETEFNEIDGNLVLGDMILSPEQVEETNSIEKGTILNNSARRWPKSGNVYVVPYVIDSRLPNKSRVTNAMNHWKNKTKVRFVRRTNQRNYVYFTDDGGCYSYIGKIGGRQIISLASGCTTGNTIHEIGHAVGMFHEQSHPRRDQNVTINFQNIIPGREGNFRKEAASNVKTTNFDLGSVMMYGSFFFSKNGRPTITRKNGNTFNVQRNGLSNRDVRVVNKIYN is encoded by the coding sequence ATGAAAATCAACAAGTTTATAAGCGTAACTGCTTTAGGAGTATCTGTACTATTATTCGCAAATTGCCAAAACGATTCTATATCAGAAGAGGTCGCACAAGAATTACCAAAATCCAACACCTCATTCGAAAAGTATCCATTAACTTCGAATGAGCAAACGGTTATCAAACCTTTTTTTGGTAGTGAAACCGAATTTAACGAAATAGACGGTAATTTAGTTTTAGGTGATATGATCTTGTCTCCAGAACAAGTAGAAGAAACCAATAGTATCGAAAAGGGAACCATTCTTAATAATTCTGCCAGAAGATGGCCGAAATCAGGAAACGTTTATGTTGTTCCTTACGTAATAGATAGTCGTTTACCCAACAAAAGTCGTGTAACCAACGCAATGAATCATTGGAAAAACAAAACAAAAGTTCGTTTTGTTAGAAGAACCAACCAACGGAATTATGTATACTTTACAGATGATGGAGGATGCTATTCTTACATCGGTAAAATAGGTGGTCGCCAAATCATATCTCTTGCTAGTGGCTGCACTACAGGTAATACTATTCATGAAATTGGTCATGCAGTAGGTATGTTCCATGAGCAATCACACCCAAGACGAGATCAAAATGTGACTATTAATTTTCAGAATATCATTCCTGGTAGAGAAGGTAATTTTAGAAAAGAAGCCGCTTCTAACGTAAAGACTACTAATTTTGATTTAGGATCAGTGATGATGTACGGTTCTTTCTTTTTCTCTAAAAACGGGCGACCTACAATTACCAGAAAGAATGGAAACACCTTTAATGTACAGAGAAATGGACTAAGTAATAGAGATGTAAGAGTAGTAAATAAAATTTATAACTAA
- the tyrS gene encoding tyrosine--tRNA ligase has protein sequence MAVNFIEELRWRGMLHDAMPGTEEYLMEQMRAAYVGFDPTADSLHIGNLVPIMLLAHYQRAGHKPFALVGGATGMIGDPSGKSAERNLLDEKTLRHNQEAIKSQLAQFLDFEGDAANAAVLVNNYDWMKEFSFLDFIRDVGKHITVNYMMAKDSVKNRISSESSDGMSFTEFTYQLVQGYDFLHLYKEHECTLQMGGSDQWGNITTGTELIRRIGGGKGYALTCPLITKSDGSKFGKSEGGNVWLDAKRTSPYKFYQYWLNTSDEDAEKYIKIFTFLTKEEIESLVATHAEAPHQRILQKKLAEEITVMVHSQQDLDNAIKASNILFGKSTSEDLKGLDEATFLDVFEGVPQAEVSNGLINDGLDIIGALAEHTGFLKSNGEARRALKENSISVNKEKVKEGYSITSNDLINDQFVLLQRGKKNYFVIRVV, from the coding sequence ATGGCCGTAAACTTTATAGAAGAACTACGCTGGAGAGGGATGTTGCATGATGCTATGCCTGGTACAGAAGAATACCTAATGGAACAAATGAGAGCTGCATATGTTGGGTTTGATCCTACTGCAGATTCTTTACATATTGGAAATCTAGTTCCTATTATGTTATTAGCACATTATCAACGTGCTGGTCATAAACCTTTTGCTCTGGTTGGGGGTGCCACTGGAATGATTGGAGATCCTTCTGGCAAATCAGCAGAACGAAACCTTCTAGACGAAAAAACTTTACGACACAATCAGGAAGCTATAAAATCGCAGTTGGCGCAGTTTTTAGATTTCGAGGGAGATGCTGCTAATGCTGCCGTATTGGTTAATAACTATGACTGGATGAAGGAATTCTCCTTTCTTGATTTTATTAGGGATGTAGGTAAGCATATTACCGTAAACTATATGATGGCTAAGGATTCTGTAAAGAACAGAATTTCTTCAGAGTCTTCTGATGGAATGTCCTTCACAGAGTTTACGTATCAATTAGTACAGGGATATGATTTCTTGCATTTATACAAAGAACATGAATGCACACTGCAAATGGGAGGTAGTGATCAATGGGGTAATATCACTACAGGTACCGAGTTAATAAGACGTATTGGTGGAGGAAAAGGATATGCACTAACCTGTCCATTAATTACGAAGTCTGATGGATCTAAGTTTGGTAAATCTGAAGGAGGAAATGTTTGGCTAGATGCCAAAAGAACGTCACCATATAAATTTTATCAGTACTGGTTGAATACGAGTGATGAGGATGCTGAGAAGTATATTAAGATTTTTACTTTTTTGACAAAAGAAGAAATCGAAAGTTTAGTTGCTACACATGCTGAAGCTCCGCATCAGAGAATTCTTCAGAAAAAATTAGCCGAAGAAATTACCGTTATGGTACATTCTCAGCAAGATTTGGATAACGCAATCAAAGCATCTAATATCCTATTTGGAAAGTCTACTTCTGAAGACCTGAAAGGGTTGGATGAAGCTACATTCCTAGATGTTTTTGAAGGGGTGCCTCAGGCTGAAGTTTCCAATGGGCTAATTAATGATGGATTAGATATCATTGGAGCATTGGCAGAACATACAGGATTCCTGAAGTCTAATGGAGAGGCAAGAAGAGCTCTTAAAGAGAATTCTATCTCAGTGAACAAGGAAAAGGTAAAAGAAGGGTATTCTATAACTTCTAATGATTTGATTAATGATCAATTTGTTTTACTACAAAGAGGAAAGAAAAATTATTTTGTAATTAGAGTAGTATAA
- a CDS encoding MATE family efflux transporter codes for MTQNKLTLTKLFSYFKIAISGKEQQFTSGSIRRAVFMLAIPMILEMIMESIFALVDIYWVSGLGENAIATVGLTESVITLIYAVAIGLSMGVTAIVARRVGEEDIEGASQAAVQAIFLGTVVAVIISVIGIVFPKEILALMGGEPDLISDGYGYTQVLLGGNITIMLLFLINAVFRGAGDASVAMKVLIFSNLLNIILDPLFIFGFGPIPGFGVQGAAIATTIGRGSAVLLQLVILFFGWSKIKVTLKDIVLRSKVMINLIKVSLGGIGQFIIGTSSWVFLMRIMAEFGSEVLAGYTIAIRVLMFTLMPSWGMSNAAATLVGQNLGAGKPERAEQSVWKTGKYNAYFMIVVSVFYLIFAEVIIRIFSVEPEVVKYGALSLRVIAAGYVFYAYGMVVIQSFNGAGDTKTPTIINFFCFWVFQLPFAYLAAIVLDWGAMGVFLAITFAEILIAVVGIIWFKKGNWKSVKV; via the coding sequence ATGACACAAAATAAACTTACCCTTACTAAACTATTTTCTTATTTTAAAATAGCTATTTCAGGTAAAGAACAACAATTTACTTCTGGAAGTATCCGTAGAGCGGTGTTTATGCTCGCAATTCCTATGATTTTAGAAATGATAATGGAATCTATTTTTGCATTAGTAGATATCTATTGGGTTTCCGGTCTTGGTGAAAATGCCATTGCAACGGTAGGGTTAACAGAATCGGTTATCACTTTAATTTATGCTGTTGCAATTGGTCTCAGTATGGGAGTTACTGCTATCGTAGCTCGTAGAGTTGGTGAAGAGGATATCGAGGGAGCATCTCAGGCAGCGGTACAAGCTATTTTTTTAGGAACCGTGGTAGCGGTGATCATTAGCGTAATCGGAATTGTTTTTCCGAAAGAGATTTTAGCGCTTATGGGAGGAGAACCTGATTTGATCTCTGATGGATACGGATATACGCAGGTTTTGCTAGGTGGAAACATAACTATTATGTTATTGTTTTTAATCAATGCGGTTTTCCGAGGAGCAGGTGACGCTTCTGTAGCTATGAAAGTGTTGATTTTTTCTAACCTCTTAAATATTATTCTTGATCCACTTTTTATTTTCGGTTTTGGACCAATTCCGGGTTTCGGAGTACAGGGAGCTGCTATAGCAACTACTATAGGAAGAGGTAGTGCAGTGCTATTACAATTAGTAATTCTTTTCTTTGGCTGGAGTAAAATTAAGGTAACTCTTAAGGATATTGTTTTGCGTTCTAAAGTCATGATTAATTTGATCAAAGTATCTCTTGGAGGTATTGGTCAGTTTATTATAGGAACATCCAGTTGGGTTTTTTTAATGAGAATCATGGCAGAGTTTGGTAGTGAAGTTTTGGCGGGATACACTATTGCAATTAGAGTATTAATGTTTACGCTCATGCCTTCTTGGGGAATGAGTAACGCCGCTGCAACTCTTGTGGGTCAAAATCTTGGAGCGGGTAAACCTGAGAGAGCAGAACAATCTGTTTGGAAAACCGGGAAATACAATGCTTATTTTATGATTGTTGTATCTGTATTTTACCTAATATTTGCTGAGGTTATTATCAGAATTTTTAGTGTAGAACCTGAAGTCGTAAAATACGGAGCATTAAGTCTGCGTGTAATTGCAGCTGGTTATGTATTCTATGCATATGGTATGGTGGTGATTCAATCATTTAATGGCGCCGGAGATACGAAGACGCCAACTATTATTAACTTTTTCTGCTTCTGGGTATTTCAACTTCCGTTTGCTTATTTGGCAGCAATTGTTCTTGATTGGGGAGCAATGGGAGTATTTTTAGCAATTACTTTTGCCGAAATTTTAATAGCCGTAGTTGGAATTATATGGTTTAAAAAAGGAAATTGGAAATCGGTGAAGGTGTAA